The sequence TTGGGCGTATAGCAAAAAAGAGGAAATTCCGATATCAGGTTTGTCTGTTCGTTTTTTGATAGACATGAAAGATGTAACCAGCGAAGCTTTGAAAGGGGTTAATGCAAATATGACCGAAACGGAAAGAAAGGAATTGATTGCCCTCAATTCAAATACCATCCGAAAAGCTGCTATCGAAGGCAATCATTATGACGCATTGGTAAGAAGTTATTTTGAAGGAAACGAATATTACCTGCTGGTTTATGAGCGTTTTGACGATGTTCGATTGGTTGGAACCCCTCCTGAAAGTATTGGGAAATTTGGAGCCGACACTGATAATTGGATGTGGCCGCGTCATACCGGTGATTTCTCGATGTTCAGAGTGTATATGTCGCCCGACGGAAAACCGGCTCAGTTCTCAGATAAGAATATCCCTCTTAAACCAAAGCATTTTTTACCAATCTCATTAAAGGGCGTTAAAAAAGATGACTTTGCAATGGTAATGGGTTATCCCGGAAGCACTGATCGTTATTTGTCATCTTGGGGCGTTGAACAGGTTATTGACCAAAAAGCACCAATGACCGTAGCAATTAGAGATCGCGTCTTAAATATTATGAAAGAAGACATGGATGCTTCTGAAAAAATCAGACTACAATATGCTTCAAAATTTGCTGGTATTGCCAATTATTGGAAATTTTATATCGGACAAAAAAAAGGGTTAACCCGATTAAAAATTGCTGATAAAAAAAGAGCTTTGGAAGCTGATTTTGCTAAGTGGGCAAAAGGCAAACCTGAATTCGAACCAGCTTTAGGATTAATGAAAGAAGGAATTAAGGAAGTGTCAAAAAATTATCCTGCCAGTTTATATTTTAGTGAAGCAATTCAACGGGGCAATGAAATTATCAGATATTCAAATACTTTTAAATCGCTCTATACCGAACTTTCAAAAAAAGAACAGGATACTAAAAAAATTGAAAGTATAATCAGCAGACTAAAAAGTGGTATTGAAGGTCATTTTAAAGATTATAATGCACCTACTGATCTTAAATTATTGGCAAACTCTTTGAATCACTATTATACAGATATTCCTAAAGAAGTATCTCCTAAATATTTTGTTGAAATAGCTGCCAAATACAAGACAGATTTTAACAAAATAGCTGATGATATGTTCAAAAATTCAATCTTTG comes from Bacteroidota bacterium and encodes:
- a CDS encoding S46 family peptidase, whose translation is MKKLILLLFIALLGIQPVVNANEGMWIPSLIARLNIAEMQKMGFNLSAEELFSIKNSSIKDAIVIFGGGCTGEIISSEGLVITNHHCGYGSIQKVSTVENDYLTNGFWAYSKKEEIPISGLSVRFLIDMKDVTSEALKGVNANMTETERKELIALNSNTIRKAAIEGNHYDALVRSYFEGNEYYLLVYERFDDVRLVGTPPESIGKFGADTDNWMWPRHTGDFSMFRVYMSPDGKPAQFSDKNIPLKPKHFLPISLKGVKKDDFAMVMGYPGSTDRYLSSWGVEQVIDQKAPMTVAIRDRVLNIMKEDMDASEKIRLQYASKFAGIANYWKFYIGQKKGLTRLKIADKKRALEADFAKWAKGKPEFEPALGLMKEGIKEVSKNYPASLYFSEAIQRGNEIIRYSNTFKSLYTELSKKEQDTKKIESIISRLKSGIEGHFKDYNAPTDLKLLANSLNHYYTDIPKEVSPKYFVEIAAKYKTDFNKIADDMFKNSIFGDEQKVAKFLDNPSLKSLEKDPVFKLMQAFYDNQEIISAKMVLPYENLAKGNRLFVAGLQQMNPDQRYSPNANSTMRVTYGSVQDYYPADAVHYNYITTLDGVMDKEDPNVREFNVPKKLKQIYEAKDYGDYAENGTVVTCFLTNLDITGGNSGSPVINGDGQLIGLAFDGNWEAMSGDIAFEEKLQRCIAVDIRYVMLIIDKMAGAQNLLDEMTIVKK